From Chryseobacterium shandongense, the proteins below share one genomic window:
- a CDS encoding TraG family conjugative transposon ATPase: MRNVSKTTALEHKFPLMAVENNCILSKDADITACFEVYLPELFTVASAEYEAIHSAWHKAIKTLPDFTVVHKQDWYIKESYAPDLTKDEQGFLSKSFERHFNERPFLNHYCYLFLTKTTKERMRMQSNFSSLCKGSLIPKEIRNKETIHRFMEAVEQFERIVNDSGFVRLKRLTEEDIIGTDETQGLLEQYLTLSREAGTAMQDIALGTEEVRIGNKRLSLHTLSDTDDLPATVSADTRYEKLSTDRSDCRLSFAAPVGLLLSCNHIYNQYLFLDNSESNLQKFEKSARNMHSLARYSRANQINKEWIEKYLNEAHSFGLSSIRAHFNLMAWSEDSRELKQLKNDCGSALALMECKPRHNTTDVATLYWAGMPGNAADFPSEESFYTFIEPALCFFTEETNYHNSPSPFGIKMADRLTGKPIHLDISDLPMKRGIITNRNKFILGPSGSGKSFFTNHMVRQYYEQGAHVLLVDTGNSYQGLCELIKGKTKGEDGVYFTYTEENPIAFNPFYTDDGVFDIEKRESIKTLILTLWKRDDEPPTRSEEVALSNAVSGYIERVKHTDTRPSFNSFYEYVQRDYRKVLEDKQVREKDFDIANFLNVLEPYYKGGEYDYLLNSDKQLDLLTKRFIVFEIDAIKDHKILFPVVTIIIMEVFINKMRRLKGIRKLILIEEAWKAIAKEGMAEYIKYLFKTVRKFFGEAIVVTQEVDDIIQSPIVKESIINNSDCKILLDQRKYMNKFDDIQAMLGLTDKEKGQVLSINMNNDPSRLYKEVWIGLGGTHSAVYATEVSLEEYLAYTTEETEKLEVMQLASELGGNVELAIKHIAMKRRDQENQ; encoded by the coding sequence ATGAGAAATGTATCGAAGACCACCGCACTGGAACATAAGTTTCCATTAATGGCCGTGGAGAATAACTGCATTCTCTCTAAAGATGCTGACATTACCGCCTGCTTTGAGGTGTATCTGCCGGAATTGTTCACGGTAGCCTCTGCGGAATATGAAGCGATTCATTCTGCATGGCATAAGGCAATTAAAACGCTGCCAGATTTTACGGTAGTCCATAAGCAGGATTGGTACATCAAGGAAAGCTATGCTCCGGATTTGACTAAGGACGAACAGGGTTTTTTATCGAAATCATTTGAGCGACACTTTAACGAGCGCCCATTTCTGAACCACTATTGTTACCTGTTTTTGACCAAGACGACGAAGGAAAGAATGCGGATGCAAAGCAACTTCAGTTCGCTTTGTAAAGGTTCTTTGATTCCAAAGGAAATCAGGAACAAGGAAACCATCCACCGCTTCATGGAAGCGGTGGAACAGTTTGAGCGCATCGTGAACGATAGCGGTTTTGTAAGGCTGAAACGCCTAACCGAAGAAGATATCATCGGCACAGACGAAACGCAAGGACTGTTGGAGCAATATCTGACGCTTTCAAGGGAAGCAGGAACAGCGATGCAGGATATTGCGCTGGGCACTGAAGAGGTCCGCATTGGGAACAAAAGGTTAAGTCTACATACGCTTTCGGATACGGATGATTTGCCTGCAACAGTATCGGCAGATACACGCTACGAAAAATTATCTACGGACCGAAGCGATTGCCGGCTGTCGTTCGCTGCACCTGTGGGTTTGCTGCTAAGCTGCAACCATATCTACAACCAATATCTGTTTTTGGATAACAGTGAATCGAACCTGCAAAAGTTTGAAAAGTCTGCCAGGAACATGCATTCCCTTGCACGGTACAGCCGCGCCAACCAGATCAATAAAGAGTGGATCGAAAAATACCTGAATGAAGCACACAGCTTCGGGCTGTCCTCCATCCGTGCACACTTCAATTTGATGGCCTGGTCCGAGGATTCAAGGGAACTCAAACAGCTTAAGAATGATTGCGGGAGCGCACTAGCCTTGATGGAATGTAAGCCACGTCATAACACAACGGATGTGGCTACACTGTATTGGGCGGGAATGCCGGGAAATGCGGCTGATTTTCCGAGCGAGGAAAGCTTTTATACGTTCATCGAACCGGCACTATGCTTCTTTACCGAAGAAACCAACTACCACAATTCCCCTTCGCCGTTCGGTATCAAGATGGCTGATCGCCTGACGGGAAAACCTATCCATTTGGATATTTCCGATCTTCCTATGAAGCGCGGGATTATCACAAACCGAAACAAGTTTATCTTGGGGCCGTCAGGTAGCGGCAAATCATTCTTTACCAACCATATGGTACGGCAGTATTATGAGCAGGGTGCCCACGTATTGCTCGTAGATACAGGTAATTCTTATCAGGGCTTATGCGAACTGATTAAGGGTAAGACCAAAGGTGAAGACGGGGTATACTTTACCTATACAGAAGAGAACCCGATCGCCTTTAATCCTTTCTATACCGATGATGGCGTGTTTGACATTGAAAAGCGGGAAAGTATTAAAACCCTCATCCTAACACTTTGGAAAAGGGATGATGAGCCGCCGACTCGTTCGGAGGAAGTGGCCCTTTCCAACGCCGTAAGCGGGTACATTGAGCGAGTAAAACATACCGACACACGTCCGTCTTTCAACAGCTTTTACGAGTATGTGCAGCGTGATTACCGCAAGGTATTGGAAGATAAGCAAGTCCGGGAAAAGGATTTTGATATTGCCAACTTCCTCAATGTTCTCGAACCTTACTACAAAGGCGGCGAGTATGATTACCTGCTCAACTCTGATAAGCAGTTAGACCTGCTTACCAAGCGCTTTATTGTATTTGAAATTGATGCGATTAAAGACCACAAGATCCTCTTCCCTGTAGTGACCATCATTATTATGGAGGTGTTTATCAACAAGATGCGCCGACTCAAAGGTATTCGCAAGCTTATCCTGATCGAAGAAGCCTGGAAAGCAATTGCGAAGGAAGGAATGGCTGAATACATCAAGTATTTATTTAAAACAGTCCGTAAGTTTTTCGGGGAAGCTATTGTGGTAACACAGGAGGTAGATGACATCATCCAGTCACCGATTGTTAAGGAGAGTATCATCAACAACTCCGACTGTAAAATCCTCTTGGACCAGCGTAAATACATGAACAAGTTTGATGATATCCAGGCCATGCTCGGGCTTACGGATAAGGAAAAAGGCCAGGTACTTTCCATCAATATGAACAATGATCCTTCGCGGCTTTATAAGGAAGTGTGGATTGGTTTGGGCGGAACGCACTCGGCGGTATATGCTACCGAAGTGAGCCTTGAGGAATATCTCGCCTATACGACTGAGGAAACCGAAAAGCTGGAGGTCATGCAGCTTGCTTCGGAACTCGGCGGCAACGTAGAACTTGCCATCAAGCATATCGCGATGAAACGTCGGGACCAAGAAAATCAATAG
- a CDS encoding DUF4133 domain-containing protein, giving the protein MNYNINKGIGRTVEFKGLKAQYLFIFAGGLLATLILVMILYMTGVNSYLCIFLGTSGASLIVWQTFSLNGKYGEHGLMKLAAKKRHPRFIICRRAVHRYLKFTPKQKPL; this is encoded by the coding sequence ATGAATTACAATATCAACAAAGGCATTGGAAGAACCGTGGAGTTCAAAGGTTTAAAGGCACAGTATCTGTTCATCTTCGCGGGTGGATTGCTGGCTACGCTGATCCTGGTAATGATCCTTTACATGACAGGCGTCAATTCTTACCTCTGCATCTTTTTAGGTACAAGCGGCGCTTCGCTCATTGTGTGGCAGACCTTTTCACTGAACGGCAAGTATGGTGAACACGGCCTGATGAAACTCGCTGCTAAGAAAAGGCATCCCCGCTTCATCATCTGCCGCAGAGCAGTACACCGCTATTTAAAATTCACCCCTAAACAGAAGCCCCTATGA
- a CDS encoding DUF4134 domain-containing protein has product MKKQRKKVLLTALAMLSAVGAFAQGNGASGINEATQMVTSYFDPATKLIYAIGAVVGLIGGVKVYNKFSSGDPDTSKTAASWFGACIFLIVAATILRSFFL; this is encoded by the coding sequence ATGAAAAAACAGCGAAAAAAAGTTTTGCTGACGGCACTTGCTATGCTGTCTGCAGTGGGTGCCTTTGCCCAAGGCAATGGGGCATCCGGCATTAATGAGGCGACACAGATGGTCACCTCATATTTTGATCCCGCGACGAAGCTCATCTATGCTATTGGCGCGGTGGTTGGTCTGATCGGCGGGGTTAAGGTGTACAACAAGTTTAGCTCCGGCGACCCCGATACATCGAAGACTGCGGCTTCGTGGTTCGGTGCGTGTATCTTCCTGATTGTGGCCGCTACGATCCTGCGTTCATTCTTTCTTTAA
- a CDS encoding type I restriction-modification system subunit M, producing the protein MNNIAQKIWSYCDTLRDDGLGYNDYLEQLTYLLFLKMADENKNKYNLPDVCNWKELVSNSGGALLEQYEQVLKTLSELGGMLGKIFASAQNKIHDSVKLKRLLQLIDEDNWSSTDSDIKGEIYETLLQKNAENSGAGQYFTPRPVIQAMVECINPIPGETIADPSCGTGGFFLGALNYIRLNNKLAVDQENFLKFDTFHGWEIEKATARLCLMNLYLHGIGDLQKTPDVQVSDSLNPQKVNKDVPKVKIVLANPPFGKSSSDIPTIDENQAEKDGYFLRKDFWVTTSNKQLAFLQHIVSMLQENGRAAVVLPDNVLFEGGAGEIIRKKLLEETNLHTILRLPTGIFYAQGVKSNVLFFEKKKQSEDNGTKEIWFYDYRTNIHHTPKNNPITFKHLEDFIKNYKIGSESKREESWSINNPIGRWRKYSYEEIIERDKTNLDIFWLKDNNLIDLDNLPEPDILMDDILENMESALATFRTIRESLSSN; encoded by the coding sequence ATGAATAATATAGCACAAAAAATATGGTCTTACTGTGATACTCTTCGTGATGACGGCTTGGGGTATAATGACTATTTGGAGCAATTGACTTACTTGCTATTTTTAAAAATGGCAGATGAGAACAAGAATAAATACAACTTACCAGACGTATGTAATTGGAAAGAGTTAGTTTCTAATTCTGGAGGAGCACTTTTAGAACAATACGAGCAAGTATTAAAAACGCTGTCAGAATTAGGAGGAATGCTAGGAAAGATATTTGCCAGTGCTCAAAATAAAATACATGATTCTGTAAAGCTGAAAAGATTACTTCAACTTATTGATGAGGATAATTGGTCGTCCACAGATTCTGATATCAAAGGGGAAATTTATGAGACCTTATTGCAGAAAAATGCAGAAAATAGTGGTGCAGGCCAGTATTTTACACCAAGACCTGTTATACAGGCAATGGTAGAGTGTATCAATCCGATTCCAGGTGAAACCATCGCAGATCCATCTTGTGGTACAGGAGGCTTCTTCTTAGGGGCATTAAATTATATTCGACTAAATAACAAGCTAGCGGTAGACCAAGAAAATTTCTTAAAATTTGACACATTCCATGGATGGGAAATCGAAAAAGCTACTGCAAGGTTATGTTTAATGAATTTATATTTGCATGGAATTGGTGATTTACAAAAAACACCAGATGTACAGGTGTCTGATAGTTTAAATCCTCAAAAGGTTAATAAAGACGTTCCCAAAGTAAAAATTGTATTGGCGAATCCACCTTTTGGAAAAAGTAGTAGCGATATACCTACTATAGATGAGAATCAAGCTGAGAAAGATGGCTATTTTTTACGTAAAGATTTTTGGGTTACTACAAGCAATAAACAGCTAGCATTTTTACAACATATAGTATCGATGTTACAAGAAAACGGGAGAGCTGCAGTAGTACTTCCTGATAATGTTTTATTTGAGGGTGGCGCAGGTGAAATCATTCGTAAAAAACTTCTTGAAGAGACAAACTTACATACTATTTTAAGATTGCCTACAGGTATATTTTATGCACAGGGAGTAAAGTCGAACGTTTTATTTTTTGAGAAAAAGAAACAATCTGAAGATAATGGAACAAAAGAAATTTGGTTTTATGATTATCGTACCAACATCCATCATACTCCAAAAAATAATCCAATAACATTTAAGCATCTAGAAGATTTTATAAAGAATTATAAAATAGGTTCTGAGAGTAAAAGAGAAGAATCTTGGTCTATTAATAATCCTATCGGTCGCTGGCGTAAATATTCTTATGAAGAAATTATCGAACGGGATAAAACAAACCTGGATATTTTCTGGCTTAAAGATAATAATTTGATTGACTTGGATAATCTTCCTGAGCCTGATATTCTGATGGACGACATACTTGAGAACATGGAAAGTGCTCTAGCTACCTTTCGAACAATTAGAGAATCTTTAAGCTCAAATTAG
- a CDS encoding AAA family ATPase, with the protein MRIDKVYIKDYKNLKEFTIDLDEKEMKTVLLGKNASGKSNFIEALVLIFKYLDLSTQAKREAPSFNYNIIYKIKESKVDITYDEGNYKILVNGEKQTFKSFFSDTGKSDYQPKYVFTYYSGLSNKLKEHFWDHQKKFYDKIISDDFREEELDTLRKLFYVQLVHSYFVLLAYFTHEEEESIEFLRDFLHIEDIESILFILKMPGWAKNRIKENPDDIFWTAKGLVRPFLDKLWDLSLAPIYHHQDVRLDFDEYDPQEQLYLFLKGKDKLKELANTYTSNTALFKALESTYISKLISEVRIKVKKKNVDGSITFKELSEGEQQLLTVLGLLKFTKDEDSLILLDEPDTHLNPLWKWRYLEFLDKVVDRPASTQIILNTHDPLVIGSLKKEEVRIFRLKEEGLEIEEPSIDPRSMDIVSILRSELFGLPSVLSKYMQLKLNRKRYLLFKIENGKASEDELSEYNQIHNEIEDSGFNDSTYDPWYTRYLESISEHPLFQKVEFTEDEEHELKKLSDAIIEKLTKERFPNESN; encoded by the coding sequence ATGAGAATTGATAAAGTTTATATAAAAGACTATAAGAACTTAAAAGAGTTCACTATAGACCTTGACGAAAAGGAAATGAAAACCGTTTTGCTGGGCAAGAACGCATCTGGTAAATCAAATTTTATAGAGGCATTAGTTCTCATTTTCAAATATCTTGACCTAAGCACCCAGGCTAAAAGAGAAGCCCCGAGTTTTAATTATAATATCATTTATAAGATAAAAGAAAGTAAAGTGGATATTACATATGATGAAGGGAATTATAAAATCTTGGTAAATGGTGAAAAGCAGACTTTTAAATCTTTTTTTTCCGACACGGGAAAATCTGATTATCAGCCTAAATATGTTTTCACATATTACTCCGGATTAAGCAACAAATTAAAAGAGCACTTTTGGGATCATCAGAAAAAATTCTATGATAAAATAATCAGTGACGATTTTAGAGAAGAGGAATTAGATACGTTAAGAAAACTCTTTTATGTTCAGCTAGTACATTCTTACTTCGTACTATTAGCATATTTTACACATGAAGAAGAAGAAAGTATTGAGTTCCTTAGAGATTTTCTTCATATTGAAGACATAGAATCAATTCTTTTTATACTAAAAATGCCCGGATGGGCGAAAAATAGAATAAAAGAAAATCCCGATGATATCTTTTGGACAGCCAAAGGCTTGGTGAGACCATTTCTTGATAAATTATGGGATTTATCACTAGCCCCTATTTATCACCACCAGGATGTACGCTTAGATTTTGATGAGTATGATCCACAAGAACAATTATATTTATTTCTGAAAGGTAAGGATAAATTAAAAGAATTAGCCAACACGTACACAAGCAATACCGCTTTATTTAAAGCACTAGAGAGTACTTATATATCTAAACTTATATCAGAGGTTCGCATAAAAGTAAAAAAGAAAAATGTAGATGGCAGTATTACATTTAAAGAACTAAGTGAAGGAGAACAACAATTACTAACTGTTCTTGGACTGTTGAAATTTACAAAAGATGAGGATTCATTGATTTTACTCGATGAACCAGATACTCATTTAAATCCTCTTTGGAAATGGAGGTATTTAGAATTTTTAGACAAGGTAGTAGATAGACCGGCAAGTACGCAAATTATACTTAATACCCACGATCCACTTGTTATAGGTAGCTTAAAGAAAGAAGAGGTTAGAATCTTTAGGTTAAAAGAAGAAGGTTTAGAAATAGAAGAGCCTTCAATTGATCCGCGCTCAATGGATATTGTAAGTATTTTAAGAAGTGAATTATTTGGCCTCCCTTCTGTTCTTAGTAAGTATATGCAATTGAAATTAAACAGAAAAAGATATCTACTATTTAAAATAGAAAATGGAAAAGCAAGTGAAGATGAATTGAGTGAATATAATCAAATTCACAATGAAATAGAAGATTCAGGATTTAACGATTCAACTTATGATCCTTGGTATACCCGATACCTTGAATCTATATCAGAACATCCACTCTTTCAAAAAGTAGAATTTACGGAGGATGAAGAACATGAACTAAAAAAGCTTAGTGATGCCATAATTGAAAAATTAACAAAAGAGCGGTTTCCAAATGAGAGCAATTGA